In a genomic window of Syntrophorhabdales bacterium:
- a CDS encoding alpha/beta hydrolase → MIVERFEVTSGDHMVAGILSLPGDAGRFPCAVLSHGLVSSKESSKYIYLSERFTAAGIAACRFDYHGCGESGGNITQTTLTIRVRDLESVLDHLARHTSVDPDRIGILGSSFGGSTALVEAAKNQKIRCVALWATPYMLENKEDESISDIHFESSIFEDFSTYDLLGEARKISRAIVVHGELDEVVSCAEGKAIYDNVREPKKLIVIKGADHTFTDLAHRDKAAELSLVWFKRYLR, encoded by the coding sequence ATGATTGTTGAACGATTTGAAGTTACCTCGGGAGATCACATGGTAGCAGGGATTCTCTCACTGCCTGGGGACGCAGGACGGTTTCCCTGTGCAGTACTCTCCCATGGATTGGTCAGTTCAAAGGAGAGTTCGAAATATATCTATCTTTCGGAACGCTTCACCGCTGCGGGTATAGCGGCCTGCCGTTTCGATTATCATGGTTGCGGCGAGAGCGGTGGCAACATTACCCAAACGACGCTTACCATCCGCGTTCGGGATCTTGAATCAGTACTCGATCACCTTGCGCGCCACACATCCGTAGACCCAGATAGAATAGGAATCCTGGGCAGCAGCTTCGGAGGCTCGACAGCGCTGGTTGAGGCCGCCAAGAACCAAAAGATACGCTGCGTGGCGCTATGGGCCACACCCTACATGCTAGAAAACAAGGAGGACGAGAGCATCTCGGATATACATTTTGAGTCTTCGATCTTTGAAGATTTTTCGACATACGATCTTCTTGGAGAAGCGCGAAAGATTTCCCGTGCAATAGTGGTCCACGGAGAATTGGATGAGGTAGTGTCATGCGCCGAAGGAAAGGCTATTTATGACAATGTCAGGGAGCCCAAGAAGCTCATCGTCATCAAAGGAGCCGACCATACCTTCACAGACCTGGCCCACCGAGACAAGGCTGCAGAACTGAGCCTGGTGTGGTTCAAACGCTACCTCCGATAG
- a CDS encoding PqqD family peptide modification chaperone, whose protein sequence is MLYTKWLMSRRGQKPVRNSFVILREEFDDWAILFDPDTGRGFGLNPTGVFLWKLLDGELTIDEMVGILRRHACRISENLAGEVDAFLNAMSAEGLCGLQGDGPERPCDAARAALEIEACSLAAEGCTASKSFTYESPMLVEFGGGRKALGDCGGYGSYGGDCKSGGNATQCCTSD, encoded by the coding sequence GTGCTTTACACGAAGTGGCTCATGTCTCGCCGCGGTCAAAAGCCGGTGCGGAATTCTTTTGTCATTCTCAGGGAGGAGTTTGACGATTGGGCCATCCTGTTTGACCCGGACACGGGCCGAGGTTTTGGTCTGAACCCCACCGGTGTTTTCTTGTGGAAGCTCCTCGACGGAGAGCTCACGATCGACGAGATGGTTGGGATCTTGCGGCGTCATGCATGCCGCATATCTGAGAATCTCGCCGGCGAAGTCGACGCGTTTCTTAATGCAATGTCTGCCGAGGGGCTCTGCGGATTGCAGGGAGATGGTCCAGAACGTCCTTGTGATGCCGCGCGCGCCGCATTGGAAATTGAGGCATGCTCTCTTGCGGCGGAGGGATGCACAGCGTCGAAATCATTCACCTACGAATCCCCGATGCTCGTCGAATTCGGCGGAGGACGAAAAGCCTTAGGAGATTGCGGCGGGTATGGATCGTACGGCGGCGACTGCAAATCAGGCGGTAATGCTACCCAATGCTGCACTAGTGACTAG